Proteins encoded together in one Vigna angularis cultivar LongXiaoDou No.4 chromosome 5, ASM1680809v1, whole genome shotgun sequence window:
- the LOC108340474 gene encoding probable NAD(P)H dehydrogenase (quinone) FQR1-like 2, whose translation MGKGGGCFPSKTKAPVSVSERDPVSVESPIPANDPISTNQDGAATATAPATAPATVKKLKVFIVFYSTYGHVESLAKSLKKGVDSIEGVEGVLYRVVETLPEEVLQLMKAPEKDDSVPLISAENLVEADGLLFGFPTRYGSMAAQMKAFFDSTGQLWREQKLAGVPAGFFVSTGTQGGGQETTAWTAITQLVHHGMLYVPIGYTFGAGMFEMDSIRGGSPYGAGVFAGDGSRQASQTEHALAEYQGKHMATVVKKLSH comes from the exons ATGGGGAAAGGAGGTGGTTGCTTTCCAAGCAAGACAAAGGCACCAGTTTCTGTATCAGAAAGAGATCCAGTTAGTGTTGAAAGTCCAATCCCAGCAAATGATCCAATTTCCACAAACCAAGACGGGGCAGCAACAGCAACAGCACCTGCAACAGCACCAGCAACAGTGAAAAAGCTGAAAGTTTTCATTGTGTTCTACTCTACTTATGGTCATGTGGAGTCATTGGCAAAGTCCTTGAAGAAAGGGGTTGATTCAATTGAAGGAGTTGAAGGGGTGTTGTACCGTGTGGTGGAGACGCTTCCTGAGGAGGTCTTGCAACTCATGAAGGCACCTGAGAAGGATGATTCGGTGCCACTCATATCTGCTGAAAACTTGGTGGAGGCTGATGGCTTGCTGTTTGGATTTCCAACAAGGTATGGAAGCATGGCAGCACAGATGAAGGCGTTTTTCGATTCAACAGGTCAGTTGTGGAGAGAGCAGAAGCTGGCAGGGGTCCCTGCTGGCTTCTTTGTCAGCACTGGCACACAGGGTGGAGGTCAAGAAACAACCgc ATGGACAGCAATCACACAGTTAGTCCACCATGGAATGCTCTATGTTCCTATTGGTTATACCTTTGGTGCTGGAATGTTCGAAATGGACTCAATCAGAGGTGGGTCACCATATGGAGCTGGAGTTTTTGCTGGCGATGGCTCAAGGCAAGCTAGTCAAACAGAACATGCCCTTGCAGAGTATCAAGGAAAACACATGGCCACAGTGGTCAAGAAGTTAAGCCACTGA